Proteins encoded within one genomic window of Vanrija pseudolonga chromosome 3, complete sequence:
- the fap1_0 gene encoding L-pipecolate oxidase encodes MGKKTQVVIVGSGCVGMSTALWMLEDGKYDVTILEKSVVIPAPDAASTDINKIVRSGDYADPILAKLSVEAIEWWRKPEWEGVYHESGIVCLSSVKGTKGNDFVEKAYQNCVDLDLGATLLRSPADVRSVFPKGLKTGLFGGGKGYHNCVGGWGESGRSVEVGLKRVAKLGGKIRAGAEVVSLKKNGSKVDGVVLASGEVVYGDLVVLAAGAWTPALCAGDKVPLPPIVATGQSVAFVQLTPEEAALHSKTPIVFNLDNGFYCFPPNKDGIVKFAIHHYGHTNNVTVGPPGSTEQVSLPLTKLSPEGESGAIPVDMVRRLRTALADVYPNLAKKPFFDTRLCWYCDTVTGDWLIDYHPNYDNLVLATGDSGHAFKFAPIIGREILAIIERRAEPVFADRLSFSPTAFAGADVRVGKLEDLSACVKCTGNDLQPPARL; translated from the exons ATGGGCAAGAAGACGCAGGTTGTCATTGTCGGCtcgg ggTGCGTGGGCATGTCCACGGCGCTGTGGATGCTCGAGGACGGAAAGTACGACGTGACGATTCTGGAGAAGAGCGTCGTGATTCCTGCGCCtgacgcggcgagcacgg ACATCAACAAG ATTGTTCGCTCGGGCGACTACGCCGACCCGATTCTCGCCAAGCTCTCTGTTGAGGCGATCGAGTGGTGGCGCAAGCCCGAGTGGGAGGGCGTGTACCACGA ATCCGGCATCGTCTGCCTCTCCAGCGTCAAGGGCACCAAGGGCAACGACTTTGTCGAGAAGGCGTACCAGAActgcgtcgacctcgacctgggcgcgacgctgctcCGCTCGCCGGCCGACGTGCGCTCCGTCTTCCCCAAGGGGCTCAAGACGGGCCTGTTCGGCGGCGGAAAGGGCTACCATAACTgcgtgggcgggtggggcgagTCTGGGCGCtcggtcgaggtcgggctcaagcgcgtcgccaagctcggcggcaagatccgcgccggcgccgaggtcgtcagCCTCAAGAAGAACGGCAGcaaggtcgacggcgtcgtcctcgcctctggcgaggtcgtgtacggcgacctggtcgtgctcgccgctggcgcgtGGACTCCCGCACTCTGCGCTGGCGACAAGGTTCCCCTCCCGCCTATTGTTGCCACCGGGCAGTCGGTCGCCTTTGTCCAGCTCACTcccgaggaggccgcgctgCACTCCAAGACGCCCATC GTCTTCAACCTCGACAACGGCTTCTACTGCTTCCCGCCCAACAAGGACGGCATTGTCAAGTTTGCCATCCACCACTACGGCCACACGAACAACGTGACTGTCGGCCCGCCCGGATCGACCGAGCAGGTGTCCCTCCCGCTCACCAAGCTCtcgcccgagggcgagagcggcgcgaTCCCCGTCGACAtggtgcgccgcctgcgcacggcgctcgccgacgtgtACCCCAACCTCGCGAAGAAGCCCTTCTTCGACACGCGCCTTTGCTGGTACTGCGACACTGTCACGGGCGACTGGCTCATCGACTACCACCCCAACTATgacaacctcgtcctcgccaccggcGACTCGGGCCACGCGTTCAAGTTTGCGCCCATCATCGGCCGCGAgatcctcgccatcatcgagcgccgcgccgagcccgtgtTCGCTGACCGCCTGTCCTTCTCGCCCACTGCcttcgccggcgccgacgtccgcgtcggcaagctcgaggacctgaGCGCCTGTGTCAAGTGCACCGGCAACGACCTGCAGCCCCCCGCCAGGCTGTAA